The genomic stretch TAAATGACCGTCGGGTCAGTTTGCAACATCATGCCTTTTTCCAGACGGTTGAGGAAAACCCGCGCCACCAACGGGCGTTCTTCGGGAAGCCCGGTTTCCTTTTCGACGATGGAAGCCAGAATCAGCGCCTGATAAGGTGTGGTAATCGTTGGATTGAGAACCCGCCCTTCCCATGCCTTGTCCAGATAGTCTTGCATGGCTTTGTGGCTACGTTGCAGGAATTCGAGATCGGTGGTTTTGCGTGGAAAATGGTAAGTATCCGGGAAGAACCAGCCTTCTGGTTGCATCCCTGCTGCTGCACCAAGTTTAGACATAATAGCCTGCAAATCGGCGTCGGAGAGCGTCGTTTCAATCGTCGGATCCTTACGAATATCTGCCACAATATCCGTGAAGCGCTTACCTTCAATAATACTCATCTGGTATTGAATCACCTGCCCCGCGATGAATTTTTTCAGCAAGTCATCAGGCTTCATGCCAGTCTCAAGCTGGTACTCACCTGCTTTGATCTGGCCTGCTTTACCTTGCAAACGAGCATGGGCAAAGAACAACAAGCCGTAAGGAATAATGTTTTTCGCTTCAAGCTGATTCGACACCTGACGGATATTACTGCCGGGTTTGATCTCGAAGGTGGCATGTTCAGGCGTCACCGTCAGCGGTGTCTTGAGAAACGTATTGTATTGATACCACAGCATGAAACCAATGATGATAACCGCCGTGAGGAATAGGATACTGAATAGTTTGAATAGCAGCTTCATGGTAATAATAGTATTTCCGCCTGTAACTCCCTGACTAACAACGGAATGTTATATAAATTTCCGGAAAATTCGTGCACAGGCCACACACCAATCAGGGAATTGGTCATGAATATTGCTTGAGCCTGCTCGACATCCTTCAACGCCAAAGGTTGAATGTGGCATTCGATGGAGAATTTCTCAAGCGTTTGAGCAATATATCGGCGCATTATTCCCGCAATACCGCATTGGCTAAGTTCAGGGGTCGCAACAGTACCATCAGTGCGGATAATAAACAGGTTACTCATTGTGCCTTCAATGACATTGCCGTGATAATCGCGAACCAAACCTTCCTGAAATTCGCTGCCGAATTCAGCACGAGCCAGCACTTGTTCCAGCCGGTTAAGGTGTTTAAAACCTGCCAAGCGCGGCTGCTGGGCGAGACGGGTTTCACATAACGTCAGGCGAATGCCAGTAGCGGTGTAAGCGGCAGGGTATTCAGGCCAGGGAGTAACTTGCAGGATGCGGGTAGGCGGCAACAGGGTAGGCGGGTTGTAACCGCGCTGCCCCACCCCACGGGTAACAATCAGCTTGAGGATGGCGCGTTCCTCACCTTCACAAGCGACACTGATTTCCTCACGAAAGGCATCCCAGTCCAGCGACGCTATGCCCAAAGCCGACAAACCTGTTTGCAAGCGTTCCAAGTGCCATTCCAGCAGTTGCGGCCTGCCCTGCCGCACACCGATGGTTTCCCACACACCATCGCCGTACAACAAGCCACGGTCGGTTACAGGCAGGTGATCAGTAACGCACCCATTAACCTGTATCATGGCCGATAGCTCGCAGCAAACCCCGTGCTTTGTGGCGAGTTTCCTTGAGTTCGTTGGGTGCAACCGAGTCCATTACGATGCCAGCGCCAGTGCGGAATTGCAGGCGCCTGCCTTGCAAGGTCATGGTACGGATCAGGATATTCAGATCCATGTCACCGTTATGGTTTAAATAGCCTACCGAGCCGGTGTATGCCCCCCTGCCCGTCTGTTCCAGTTCCGCGATGATTTCCATACAACGCACTTTGGGGCAGCCAGTGATCGTGCCACCGGGGAATACGGCGCGGATAACTTGCCCCGGCGTCATGCCATCCCGCAGCTTGCCCTGAATATTGGAGACAATGTGATGGACATGCTGGTAACTTTCCACCGTCATTAACTCATTAACCTTGACCGTGCCATAGTCGCAGATACGCCCCAGATCGTTGCGTTCCAGATCAATTAGCATGATGTGTTCGGCGCGTTCCTTGGGGTGGGCAATCAGTTCTTCCAGCAATGCCTGATCATCGGCGGCATTGTCACCACGCGGGCGGGTTCCAGCGATGGGGCGGGTATCGACCGTGCCATTATGCACTCTTACTAAACGTTCCGGCGAAGAACTGATGATGGCGAAGTCATGGAAGTCAGCCAGACACGCGAAAGGTGCAGGATTGGTGGTGCGCAATTGGCGGTACAAGTCCACTGCACGCTGTTCGGCGTGTAGCTCCCCCCGCCATGCACGCGACAAGTTGACCTGAAAAACATCACCAGCACTGATGTAGTCGCGGATGCGTTCCACGCCAGCGGTGTAATGTTCGGGTGGGTCTTCGGACAAAGAAACCCCTCCTGGCCTCCCCTTATCAGGGGAGGAGGAAGAGGTAGCATCTACCTTGGCAATGGCTTCCAACATAGATACAAATTCCTGTTGAAACCCCTCTTCCGCCACCACCGTCGTTTCATTGCGCTGATGATCGACGATGATTGCCGCCGGAATACGCACCGCTAAAGCAATCGGTAAAGCTTGCGAAGTAGCCGGTAATTGCAGCGTCGGTTCCAACTGCCCAACCAGTTCATACCCCAGATACAGAAACCACCCCCCCCGAAATGGCAGTTCTTGTCTCTCCCCTGATAAGGGGAGGCCGGGAGGGGTTTCTTCTACCCAAGCAGCATCCAATCGTGTACAGAAGCTCTCTTCACCCAAATCATCTAGGCGCAAGGTTTCCTGCGGAAACGCAAACAGCAGGCTGTAACGGTTAAGGGGTGAGGTAGCGACACTTTCCAGCAGGAAAGGATAACGGGTAGGATTCTGTTCATGCAGGGCGAGCAAATCATGCTCGCCCTTGAAGGTTTGCGTATGCAATCAGATTTTCTTGAAAATCAGGGTTCCGTTCGTGCCCCCGAAGCCGAAGGAGTTGCTCATGGCAACATTGACGGTGGTTTCACGGGCAACGTTTGGCACGTAGTCCAAATCACATTCAGGATCCTGATTATCCATATTGATGGTCGGTGGCAGGATCTGGTCACGGATAGCCAACACGCTGAATACCGCTTCAATACCACCCGCCGCACCCAACAAGTGCCCAGTCATGGACTTGGTGGAACTGACTGCCACTTTGTAAGCATGATCACCCAGCGCACGTTTGACCGCCATGGTTTCAGCCTTATCACCCGCAGGTGTAGAAGTGCCGTGTGCATTCACATAATCCACATCTGCCGCATTCAAGCCTGCGTCTTTCATGGCATTGACCATGCAACGTGCTGCGCCTTCACCACCTTCCGATGGAGTGGTCATGTGGTAAGCGTCGCTGCTCATGCCGTAACCGACCAGTTCACAGTAGATACGTGCGCCGCGTTTTTTGGCGAATTCGTATTCTTCTAACACCAATACGCCACCGCCATCACCTAGCACGAAACCGTCACGGTCAACATCCCACGGGCGGCTGGCCGCTTCTGGATCATCGTTACGGGTAGACAGTGCACGAGCAGCAGCAAAACCACCGATACCCAACGGGGTAGACCCCATTTCTGAGCCACCGGCAATCATCACATCTGCATCGCCATACACAATCATCCGCGCTGCATCACCGATACTATGAGTGGCTGTTGCACACGCCGAAACGATCGACATATTCGGCCCTTTCAGGCCAAACATGATGGACAAGTTACCTGCCACCATGTTGATAATACTTGCAGGCACGAAGAACGGGGAAATCTTGCGTGGCCCACCGTTGAGGAACGTCGCGTAGTTGCGCTCAATCGTGTCCAAACCACCGATCCCGGAACCCATGAGCACACCGATGCGCTCAGCATTCTCTTCGGTGACTTCCAAACCTGAGTCACGAATAGCCTCAACACCCGCACCGATACCGTAATGGATAAATTTATCCATTTTTTTCTGGTCTTTCGGCTTGATGTAATCGTCGGCATTGAAACCTTTGACGTTACCAGCAATTCGTACACTGAAGGCACTGGCATCGAACAGGTCAGAACTAATCCGGTTAATCCCGCTGCGGCCAGCTTTGATATTGTCCCATGCTGTTTCCAGCTTGGAACCAACAGGTGAAACAATGCCGAGACCTGTTACTACTACACGTCGCTTAGACAAACTTATGCCCCTATCTTGTCGTGATAAATGAGAAAACCGCACCCCATCACAAACGGGCTGCGGTTTGCTGGCAGGAATTAACCCTGCTGAGCCTTGATGTAATCAATAGCAGCTTGGACCGTTGTGATCTTTTCTGCATCTTCATCAGGGATCTCAGCACCGAATTCTTCTTCCAGTGCCATAACCAGTTCGACGGTGTCCAGAGAATCCGCGCCGAGATCGTGAATGAAGGAAGCATCATTAGTGACTTCAGTTTCATCAACACCCAGTTGTTCAACAACGATTTTCTTGACGCGTTCTTCTATATCGCTCATGGTCTTATGTTCCTCGTAAATAAAAAATGTTTGTCGCGGTGGACTATTGTATTTAAAACCTCTGCATCATACCAGCAGGTTTACGCCATATACATACCACCATTCACATGAATTGTCTCGCCAGTGATGTAAGCACCCAATGGGGACGCCAAAAACAGCACCGCACCAGCAATTTCGCCCGGCTGTCCCAAGCGAGAAAGCGGAATATTTTGCAACAGGTTGTTGCGCTGCTCTTCAGAAAGTTCGCGAGTCATGTCGGTATCAATAAAGCCCGGAGCTACCACGTTGACCGTGATATTGCGGGAACCGATTTCACGCGCCAGTGATTTGGAAAAACCGACCAGCCCGGCTTTTGCCGCCGCATAGTTGGTTTGCCCCGGATTACCGGATGCACCCACCACCGATGAAATCGAAATGATACGGCCTTTTTTAGCCTTGGTCATGCCGCGCATACAGGCTTTGCTCATGCGGTAAACAGAGGTTAGGTTGGTGGTGATGATGTCATCCCACTCCTCATCTTTCATGCGCATCAACAGATTGTCGCGGGTAATGCCTGCATTGTTGATCAAGACGCTAATCGAACCAAAATCACCCGTCACCGCTTTGACAACGCTTTCGATAGAATCCTTGTCCGCCACATCGAGTACCATGCCCTTACCAGCAACGCCCGCTTCTGTCAGGTAAGCAGAAATAGCATCCGCACCTTTTTCGCTGGTTGCCGTACCAATGACCGTCGCGCCAGCCTTACCCAGCATTTCTGCAATACTGCGCCCGATGCCACGGCTTGCACCAGTGACCAGAGCAATTTCGCCCTGCAAATTGATGAGTGAATCCATTAAGCTGCCGCCTCCTCACAAAGTTTCAATGCTTCTTCTAATGTTTTGCTATCCAGAATACAAACGCTGGTGAGCTTACGGTCGATACGCTTGTTCAGGCTAACCAACACTTTACCGGGGCCAAACTCAACCGCCGCCGTGGCAGCGTATTGCCCCTGTAGGTTCAGGATGGTATCAACCCAGCGTACCGGACGATAGAGCTGTTGTTCCAGCGCAGCGCGGGTGCTGTCCACCGTATCGCGAATCGCCGCATCAACGTTATGCAAAACAGGTATTTGTGCTGGGCTGAAAGGGGTGGCTGCCAAGCGGACGGCCAGCTTTTCGGCAGCAGGTTTCATCAACGCACAATGCGAAGGCACGCTGACCGACAGTTTGACGGCTTTTTTTGCCCCCATTGCGGTAGCCGCCTGTATGGCGCGATCAATGGCAGCCGCACTTCCTGCAATGACCACCTGACCGGGTGAATTAAAATTCACCGCTTCGACCACATCACCTTGCGCCGCCTGTGCGCACGCCGCTACGATTTGCACATCGTCTAGCCCCAAAATGGCTGCCATTGCGCCTTCACCGTCAGCAACAGCGGATTGCATCAAACGGGCACGTTCCGCCACCAGACTAACCGCATCAGTAAAAGCCAACGCCCCGGCAGCAACCAATGCTGAATATTCACCAAGACTATGCCCGGCAAACACGACTGGCTGGCAACCGCCCTGCTTCAACCAAACACGCCATACGGCAACGCCTGCCGCCAACATCAAAGGTTGGGTATTTTCAGTGCTATTAATGGCTGCTTCGGTGCCTTCCTGACACATTAGCCAAAAATCGCGCCCCAATATATCGGAAACTTCCTGAAACGTATCACGCACTTCCGCAAAGTCTGTGCCCAATGCCGACAGCATACCGAGCGATTGAGAACTCTGCCCCGGAAAAATACCCGCGATTGTCATGTTGTCTACTACTCCAGCGTAAAATGGGCGACTTTTGCACCCTGAATAAAGTAAAATCGTCCTATCCTAATAAAAAAGGGATGCCGTGAAAACTATCAAATGGAGAAATCCAAAAAAGAACTTGTCATCTGGCGTGTGGCAAGGATAATACGCCGTTTAGTATTCCCAAAGTATTGACAGAACCTATGGCAAAAGAAGATTACATTGAAATGGAAGGCATTGTGCAGGAAACCCTGCCTAATACCACATTCCGCGTTCAACTGGATAATGGTCACGTCGTAAACGCCCACATCTCGGGTCGTATGCGTAAAAACTACATCCGCATCCTGACCGGCGACCGCGTTACCGTACAGCTTACCCCTTACGATCTAACCAAGGGTCGCATCAGCTACCGCAACAAATAACAATGCGCCCATCAGGGCGCATTGAGTGTGTCAGTTTCCACCGATCATGCTCAGGCTGGCACGGCTTCTACCCCGTGCATTTCAATCACCAGCCCTTCATCATCTGCCGATACTTCCACCCGACCACCCTGGCTGAGTTCGCCAAACAAGATGGCATCTGCCAGTGGTTTCTTGATGTGTTCTTGAATCACCCGTTCCATTGGGCGTGCGCCCATTAGACGGTCGTAACCTTTCGTTGCCAACCAGCGACGGGCGGCTTCGTCCACTACCAGCACAACCTTTTTCGGCTCCAATTGCGCTTCCAGCTTGATGACAAACTTGTCGACTACTGAAGCCACCACTTCTGCTGTCAGCGGGTTGAACTGGATAACGGCATCCAGACGGTTACGGAATTCTGGTGAGAAGGTGCGGTTAACCGCTTCCGTTGCATCCAGCACATGGTCTTGTATGGTAAAGCCCAGTGACTTGCGGCTGATATTTTCAGCGCCTGCGTTACTGGTCATGATCAGAATCACGTTGCGGAAGTCGATCTTGCGTCCGTTAGCATCGGTCAGCGTGCCATGATCCATGACTTGCAGCAGGATGTTGAAAATGTCCGGGTGGGCTTTTTCAATTTCATCCAACAACAATACCGCGTGCGGGTGCTTGTTAATGGCATCGGTCAGCAAACCACCTTCGTCATACCCCACATAACCGGGAGGTGCACCAATCAGGCGTGAAACCGTGTGGCGCTCCATGTACTCCGACATGTCGAAGCGCAGCAATTCAATGCCCAGCCGTTGCGCCAGTTGCTTGGAAACTTCGGTTTTACCCACCCCAGTAGGCCCGGCAAACATGAAGGAACCAATCGGCTTGGTATCATCCCGCAAGCCGGAACGCGCCATTTTGATCGCTGCCGTCAGTTGTTCAACCGCTTTGTCCTGCCCGAAAATAACCATTTTCAGGTCACGCTCCAGATGACGCAGGGTTTGCATATCGGAGGTGGAGACTGACTTCGGTGGAATCCGCGCAATCTTGGCAACAATGTCTTCGATGTCGGTGACATTGATGGTTTTCTTGCGCGAAGCAGACGGCTGCATCTGACGGTTTGCACCCGCCTCATCAATCACATCAATAGCCTTGTCCGGCAAATGGCGGTCATTGATGTACTTGGCTGCCAATTCCGCTGCTGCTTTGAGGGCGGGCAGCGTATAACGCACGTTGTGGTGCGCTTCAAAACGTGATTTCAAGCCTTTGAGGATCTCGATGGTTTCTTCCACCGATGGCTCATTGACGTCGATTTTCTGGAAACGCCGCGCCAGCGCCCGGTCTTTCTCGAAAATGCTGTGGTATTCCTGAAAGGTGGTGGAGCCAATGCATTTGAGATCACCGTTCGACAATACCGGCTTGATCAGATTGGAAGCATCCATCGTGCCGCCGGAAGTTGCACCCGCGCCGATAATCGTGTGAATTTCATCAATGAATAGCACCGCATGAGGTTCACTCTTGACTTGCTTCAACACCGCCTTGAGGCGTTTTTCAAAATCACCCCGGTATTTGGTACCAGCCAGCAAAGCGCCCATGTCCAGCGAGTAAATGACCGCCCCGTCAAGGATTTCAGGCACTTCACCATCGACAATGCGTTTTGCCAGCCCTTCAGCGATAGCGGTTTTACCAACGCCAGCTTCACCCACCAACAGCGGATTATTTTTGCGGCGGCGGCATAGCACCTGAATAGTGCGCTCGATTTCCAGATCGCGCCCAATCAAAGGGTCAATCTTGCCTTCCAGCGCCATTTCATTCAGGTTGCTGGCGTATTTTTCCAGCGGCTTGCCGTTATCGCCGCCTTCTGAATCGCCTTCTTGCTGGTTCGCGGCAGGTTGTTGCGACTCATCATCTTGCCCCTGCCCCATCGGCGGCTCTGACTGCCTGTCCTTGCGGATGCCGTGGGAAATAAAGTTGATGATATCCAGCCGTGCTACCCGATGCCGTGACAGGAAGTACACGGCGTGCGAATCCGGCTCGCCAAAAATGGCCACCAGAATCGCATCACCCGTTACCTGCCCCTTGCGGGAGGTTTGGGCGCTGTAAATGGCACGGTGAATCACCCGCTGGAAACCCAGCGTTGGCTGCACCTCACGTTGCACATCATGCTCTGGAACCAGTGGTGTGTTTTCTTCCACGAACATTTCCAGCTCGCGGCGTAATTGCGGGATGTCCACCGAACAGGCACGCAGCGCCTCCGCAGCACTAGGGTTGTCCAGCATCACCAATAACAGGTGCTCCACTGTGACAAACTCGTAACGCCTGCTGCGAGCATCGCGGTGCAGGGTCTCAATTGAATATTCTACTTCAGCGCTCAACATAAGACTTATGCCTCTTCCATTGTACACAGCAAAGGATGTTGATGTTCCCGCGCAAACCGGCTGACTTGTGCCACTTTGGTCTCCGCGATATCACGAGTATAGACGCCACAGACACCTTTGCCTCGGGTATGTACGTGTAGCATGATGCGTGTTGCACCCTCGTGATCCATATCGAAAAACGTTCGCAGCACTTCGACTACAAAGTCCATCGGTGTGAAATCATCGTTTAACAGTATAACTTTAAAGCGCGGTGGCTCTTTCACCTCTGGGCGGGATTCCTGCACCGCTACGCCGGAATCCTGATCACTGCCATGATCTTCTTTATGCTTCTGCGCCATTCCTGATTTACCTTGCCCCAAACTGACGGGATGTGTGATGTTTATGTTATAAACGTTTTGACGGTCTGGTGTCACTATTCCACACCTAGATTGGTGCATCTTAGCCGAATACAATAGGGTAGACAAAAAACAGGCGACACCAAGGCCGCCTGTTTCGTGATTATTGAGCCGTTTCCTGCACCTTTGCCTTACATATGCGCAATCACATTATCGCCGAATTCAGAGCAGGCAATTTCTTCCGCGCCATCAATCATTCGCGCAAAGTCAAAGGTGACACGCTTGGATGAAATCGCCCCCGCCGTGCCTTTATTGATCAGATCAGCCGCTTCCAGCCAGCCCATGTGACGCAGCATCATTTCGGCGGAGAGTACCAGTGAGCTGGGGTTTACCTGATCCAGACCCGCAAATTTCGGCGCAGTGCCGTGGGTCGCTTCAAACATGGCAATGGTATCGGACAGGTTTGCCCCCGGCGCAATGCCAATCCCGCCAACTTGTGCTGCTAGCGCGTCGGATACGAAGTCACCGTTCAGATTAAGGGTTGCCACCACAGAATAATCTTCCGGGCGTAACAAAATTTGTTGCAGGAAGTTATCCGCGATCACGTCATTGACCAGAATGTCTTTGCCCGTGTTCGGGTTTTTCATCTTGCACCATGGGCCGCCGTCGATGTCCACCGCGCCGAATTCTTCTTTTGCCAGCTCGTAGCCCCAGTTTTTGAAGGCACCTTCGGTAAACTTCATGATGTTGCCTTTGTGCACCAGCGTGACAGAAGGGCAATCATTGTCGATG from Thiothrix litoralis encodes the following:
- the pabC gene encoding aminodeoxychorismate lyase, with the protein product MIQVNGCVTDHLPVTDRGLLYGDGVWETIGVRQGRPQLLEWHLERLQTGLSALGIASLDWDAFREEISVACEGEERAILKLIVTRGVGQRGYNPPTLLPPTRILQVTPWPEYPAAYTATGIRLTLCETRLAQQPRLAGFKHLNRLEQVLARAEFGSEFQEGLVRDYHGNVIEGTMSNLFIIRTDGTVATPELSQCGIAGIMRRYIAQTLEKFSIECHIQPLALKDVEQAQAIFMTNSLIGVWPVHEFSGNLYNIPLLVRELQAEILLLP
- the fabG gene encoding 3-oxoacyl-ACP reductase FabG — its product is MDSLINLQGEIALVTGASRGIGRSIAEMLGKAGATVIGTATSEKGADAISAYLTEAGVAGKGMVLDVADKDSIESVVKAVTGDFGSISVLINNAGITRDNLLMRMKDEEWDDIITTNLTSVYRMSKACMRGMTKAKKGRIISISSVVGASGNPGQTNYAAAKAGLVGFSKSLAREIGSRNITVNVVAPGFIDTDMTRELSEEQRNNLLQNIPLSRLGQPGEIAGAVLFLASPLGAYITGETIHVNGGMYMA
- the infA gene encoding translation initiation factor IF-1, encoding MAKEDYIEMEGIVQETLPNTTFRVQLDNGHVVNAHISGRMRKNYIRILTGDRVTVQLTPYDLTKGRISYRNK
- the clpA gene encoding ATP-dependent Clp protease ATP-binding subunit ClpA — translated: MLSAEVEYSIETLHRDARSRRYEFVTVEHLLLVMLDNPSAAEALRACSVDIPQLRRELEMFVEENTPLVPEHDVQREVQPTLGFQRVIHRAIYSAQTSRKGQVTGDAILVAIFGEPDSHAVYFLSRHRVARLDIINFISHGIRKDRQSEPPMGQGQDDESQQPAANQQEGDSEGGDNGKPLEKYASNLNEMALEGKIDPLIGRDLEIERTIQVLCRRRKNNPLLVGEAGVGKTAIAEGLAKRIVDGEVPEILDGAVIYSLDMGALLAGTKYRGDFEKRLKAVLKQVKSEPHAVLFIDEIHTIIGAGATSGGTMDASNLIKPVLSNGDLKCIGSTTFQEYHSIFEKDRALARRFQKIDVNEPSVEETIEILKGLKSRFEAHHNVRYTLPALKAAAELAAKYINDRHLPDKAIDVIDEAGANRQMQPSASRKKTINVTDIEDIVAKIARIPPKSVSTSDMQTLRHLERDLKMVIFGQDKAVEQLTAAIKMARSGLRDDTKPIGSFMFAGPTGVGKTEVSKQLAQRLGIELLRFDMSEYMERHTVSRLIGAPPGYVGYDEGGLLTDAINKHPHAVLLLDEIEKAHPDIFNILLQVMDHGTLTDANGRKIDFRNVILIMTSNAGAENISRKSLGFTIQDHVLDATEAVNRTFSPEFRNRLDAVIQFNPLTAEVVASVVDKFVIKLEAQLEPKKVVLVVDEAARRWLATKGYDRLMGARPMERVIQEHIKKPLADAILFGELSQGGRVEVSADDEGLVIEMHGVEAVPA
- the fabF gene encoding beta-ketoacyl-ACP synthase II, translating into MSKRRVVVTGLGIVSPVGSKLETAWDNIKAGRSGINRISSDLFDASAFSVRIAGNVKGFNADDYIKPKDQKKMDKFIHYGIGAGVEAIRDSGLEVTEENAERIGVLMGSGIGGLDTIERNYATFLNGGPRKISPFFVPASIINMVAGNLSIMFGLKGPNMSIVSACATATHSIGDAARMIVYGDADVMIAGGSEMGSTPLGIGGFAAARALSTRNDDPEAASRPWDVDRDGFVLGDGGGVLVLEEYEFAKKRGARIYCELVGYGMSSDAYHMTTPSEGGEGAARCMVNAMKDAGLNAADVDYVNAHGTSTPAGDKAETMAVKRALGDHAYKVAVSSTKSMTGHLLGAAGGIEAVFSVLAIRDQILPPTINMDNQDPECDLDYVPNVARETTVNVAMSNSFGFGGTNGTLIFKKI
- the clpS gene encoding ATP-dependent Clp protease adapter ClpS, with the protein product MAQKHKEDHGSDQDSGVAVQESRPEVKEPPRFKVILLNDDFTPMDFVVEVLRTFFDMDHEGATRIMLHVHTRGKGVCGVYTRDIAETKVAQVSRFAREHQHPLLCTMEEA
- the fabD gene encoding ACP S-malonyltransferase, whose protein sequence is MTIAGIFPGQSSQSLGMLSALGTDFAEVRDTFQEVSDILGRDFWLMCQEGTEAAINSTENTQPLMLAAGVAVWRVWLKQGGCQPVVFAGHSLGEYSALVAAGALAFTDAVSLVAERARLMQSAVADGEGAMAAILGLDDVQIVAACAQAAQGDVVEAVNFNSPGQVVIAGSAAAIDRAIQAATAMGAKKAVKLSVSVPSHCALMKPAAEKLAVRLAATPFSPAQIPVLHNVDAAIRDTVDSTRAALEQQLYRPVRWVDTILNLQGQYAATAAVEFGPGKVLVSLNKRIDRKLTSVCILDSKTLEEALKLCEEAAA
- the mltG gene encoding endolytic transglycosylase MltG, with the translated sequence MKLLFKLFSILFLTAVIIIGFMLWYQYNTFLKTPLTVTPEHATFEIKPGSNIRQVSNQLEAKNIIPYGLLFFAHARLQGKAGQIKAGEYQLETGMKPDDLLKKFIAGQVIQYQMSIIEGKRFTDIVADIRKDPTIETTLSDADLQAIMSKLGAAAGMQPEGWFFPDTYHFPRKTTDLEFLQRSHKAMQDYLDKAWEGRVLNPTITTPYQALILASIVEKETGLPEERPLVARVFLNRLEKGMMLQTDPTVIYGIGDKYDGNIRKVDLQTDTPYNTYTRFGLPPTPIATPSKAAIDAVMHPVASNALYFVATTPGGASQFSETLDQHNQAVRQYILNRKKATEQKP
- a CDS encoding aminodeoxychorismate synthase component I, giving the protein MHTQTFKGEHDLLALHEQNPTRYPFLLESVATSPLNRYSLLFAFPQETLRLDDLGEESFCTRLDAAWVEETPPGLPLSGERQELPFRGGWFLYLGYELVGQLEPTLQLPATSQALPIALAVRIPAAIIVDHQRNETTVVAEEGFQQEFVSMLEAIAKVDATSSSSPDKGRPGGVSLSEDPPEHYTAGVERIRDYISAGDVFQVNLSRAWRGELHAEQRAVDLYRQLRTTNPAPFACLADFHDFAIISSSPERLVRVHNGTVDTRPIAGTRPRGDNAADDQALLEELIAHPKERAEHIMLIDLERNDLGRICDYGTVKVNELMTVESYQHVHHIVSNIQGKLRDGMTPGQVIRAVFPGGTITGCPKVRCMEIIAELEQTGRGAYTGSVGYLNHNGDMDLNILIRTMTLQGRRLQFRTGAGIVMDSVAPNELKETRHKARGLLRAIGHDTG
- the acpP gene encoding acyl carrier protein; its protein translation is MSDIEERVKKIVVEQLGVDETEVTNDASFIHDLGADSLDTVELVMALEEEFGAEIPDEDAEKITTVQAAIDYIKAQQG